A stretch of Geomonas oryzisoli DNA encodes these proteins:
- a CDS encoding FRG domain-containing protein gives MDISGEITSFDDFRRLIIKTAPGSWNFFRGESRDFYTLIPKIGRITPDPGAAGRRPPGEVMPADIYGEYQALQEFKKSGRHLVEVQPATEWEWLALAQHHGLPTRLLDWSVNPLIALYFAVAGPYGDLDLRRDRLNNPDYCGGAALYIAHTMYGLSDIDERANPFEADTCFFMAPVIASRIKAQSGVFSLLRNPWRPLEQQLSPREHIRKYRIPFENRGFLAQELKLLGINHAFVFADLDGLARYIQEKVSDKIDPQQSLAHRHT, from the coding sequence ATGGATATCTCGGGCGAGATCACATCTTTTGACGACTTCCGCAGACTGATCATCAAGACCGCCCCCGGCTCATGGAACTTCTTCCGGGGTGAGAGCCGCGACTTCTATACTCTCATCCCCAAGATCGGGCGCATTACCCCGGACCCTGGTGCGGCGGGGAGGCGTCCTCCCGGCGAGGTGATGCCGGCCGACATCTATGGCGAGTACCAGGCCTTGCAGGAGTTCAAGAAATCCGGGCGTCACCTGGTCGAGGTGCAGCCCGCGACGGAATGGGAGTGGCTGGCCCTGGCGCAGCATCACGGCCTTCCGACCCGGTTGCTGGACTGGTCGGTCAATCCCCTGATCGCGCTGTACTTCGCCGTAGCCGGACCGTACGGCGACCTGGACCTGCGGCGGGACCGGCTCAACAATCCCGACTACTGCGGCGGCGCCGCGCTCTACATCGCCCACACCATGTACGGGCTCTCCGACATCGACGAGAGGGCCAATCCCTTCGAGGCCGATACCTGTTTTTTCATGGCGCCGGTGATCGCCTCCCGTATCAAGGCGCAGAGCGGCGTCTTCTCGCTGTTGAGGAACCCATGGCGGCCGCTGGAGCAGCAGCTCTCCCCGAGGGAGCATATCCGCAAGTACCGCATTCCGTTTGAGAACCGCGGTTTCCTGGCCCAGGAACTGAAGCTCTTGGGGATCAACCACGCCTTCGTGTTCGCCGATCTGGACGGCCTGGCGCGGTACATCCAGGAGAAGGTTTCCGACAAGATCGATCCCCAGCAGTCCCTGGCGCACAGGCA